One part of the Xylocopa sonorina isolate GNS202 chromosome 10, iyXylSono1_principal, whole genome shotgun sequence genome encodes these proteins:
- the Cnot4 gene encoding CCR4-NOT transcription complex subunit 4 isoform X4, translating to MSVLNQSGEDAVECPLCMEPLEVDDLNFFPCTCGYQICRFCWHRIRTDENGLCPACRKAYSENPADFKPLSMEEIARLKAEKRLKDQQRKQRVTENRKHLANVRVVQKNLVFVVGLPLRLADADILKRHEYFGKFGKIHKVVINQSTSYAGSQGPSASAYVTYQRQEDALRAIEAVNNVVMDGRTIKTSLGTTKYCSHFMRNQPCPKPDCMYLHDLGDQEASFTKEEMHQGKHQEYERKLVQSLHASHASAQRKPTPSPAVTGSIVRENGTSNSQAKEAWPSLQTGQTNSSQTNCKELSPPSQTSQQNNITNGSGTTNQPSHVSSGSTQQQNNNNKGENMNIRRGKSNSESKAQAARNKHKNCQNKEKHSTRTTSRSESSSIGTQNNVQSQINGQQKDIRNFTSESNSDVLQKLGNKCKSESQQQQQQQQQQQQQQPQQPPSQQQSQQQQNNKGSKLVHQQQQQQQSQELKINGVVQNGERRHSDSETDQQREGSTPASTISSTEDSNVNHQVEHLAESSEENNGAAILGSSPASTNSSQGANQQPPPGLHNGSQMQLNHRSIFQTDNNSFFSSNTFQKISTTTSVPPTSLTANPNLNWTSTGLASIPDSLPMVRSSEDWQAAFGFQPETSRTNHVVQKSSPSSSPGVAFNSDGFVDEEVYTNLQYSTLSEPSTTFTSSLLVNSPASKFMADFQQNSLQQRLALQAQQNQENCEYIKQNGHATLDEVRNHKESGSDIKADDDLGFDPFHETQKALAELMENEMQIQQQRLFQQQQQQQREREEQNRVQHQQNIANLGQQHFPQVAHIAHLQQHAQHLQNLQVLQQSHSLLSRLPQNLLQSGAQPPQQNAYLPNGNPLLNSQGISKCAGDAVYTLKDWCDINNQQQQQQFHHQALHQKGGWNNFGPIADWTSIDPAIVSSRPLPFQTTSTWQFPHVHPTHAVSHNAQQEQQNAPTQHWAMQPPPGFAAPATTGQLSNQQPSTTAQPHTKLISAGSEIENL from the exons ATGTCAGTATTGAATCAAAGTGGAGAAGACGCAGTGGAATGTCCCTTGTGTATGGAACCGTTGGAAGTGGACGATTTGAATTTCTTTCCATGCACTTGTGGATATCAAATATGCCGTTTTTGCTGGCACAGAATTCGTACGGATGAAAATGGTTTATGCCCTGCCTGTCGGAAGGCCTATTCTGAGAATCCTGCCGATTTTAAACCTCTTAGTATGGAAGAAATTGCAAG ATTAAAAGCGGAAAAAAGATTAAAAGATCAGCAACGTAAGCAAAGGGTTACAGAGAACCGTAAACATCTAGCGAATGTGAGAGTAGTACAAAAGAATCTAGTATTTGTAGTAGGATTACCATTGAGACTTGCAGATGCTGAC ATACTAAAGCGGCATGAATATTTTGGAAAATTTGGCAAAATTCACAAAGTTGTAATAAATCAGAGCACTTCCTATGCGGGGTCTCAAGGTCCTAGTGCTTCAGCTTACGTTACTTATCAA CGTCAAGAGGATGCACTACGTGCTATAGAGGCTGTGAATAATGTTGTTATGGATGGTCGGACAATTAAAACATCGTTAGGAACAACAAAGTATTGTTCACATTTTATGCGTAATCAGCCTTGCCCAAAACCGGACTGTAtgtatttgcatgatcttgggGACCAGGAGGCATCGTTTACGAAGGAAGAGATGCATCAGGGCAAACATCAGGAATACGAACGTAAACTTGTGCAATCGTTACATGCGTCACACGCATCTGCACAACG AAAACCTACACCGTCACCAGCAGTAACAGGCAGTATTGTTAGAGAGAATGGAACTTCAAATTCTCAAGCCAAAGAAGCTTGGCCATCGTTACAAACCGGGCAAACAAATA GTTCACAAACAAATTGTAAAGAATTATCACCGCCATCGCAAACATCGCAACAGAACAACATAACAAACGGTAGTGGTACGACAAATCAACCGAGTCATGTGTCGTCTGGTTCTACACAACAACAGAACAACAATAATAAAGGTGAAAATATGAATATACGGAGGGGAAAGAGTAATAGTGAAAGTAAAGCACAGGCTGCGCGGAACAAACACAAAAATTGTCAAAACAAGGAGAAACACAGTACACGGACAACGTCTCGATCAGAATCTAGCTCTATCGGTACACAAAATAATGTACAGTCACAAATTAACGGACAGCAAAAAGATATTAGAAATTTCACCTCTGAATCGAATAGTGATGTATTGCAAAAATTGGGTAATAAGTGTAAATCGGAGtcacaacagcagcagcagcaacaacaacaacaacaacagcaacaaccaCAGCAGCCACCGTCTCAGCAGCAATCGCAACAGCAACAAAATAATAAAGGATCCAAATTAGTTcatcaacaacaacagcagcaacaatcTCAAGAACTTAAAATAAATGGAGTGGTGCAAAACGGGGAGCGTCGGCATTCGGATAGTGAGACAGATCAACAACGCGAAGGTAGCACACCAGCTAGCACAATTTCGAGTACAGAAGATTCGAATGTCAATCACCAAGTGGAACATTTAGCAGAATCAAGCGAGGAGAACAATGGTGCTGCTATTTTAG GTTCCTCTCCGGCTAGCACAAATTCATCACAAGGTGCCAATCAACAGCCACCACCAGGACTACATAATGGGTCTCAAATGCAACTCAATCACCGATCGATCTTTCAGACGGACAATAATAGTTTCTTCAGTTCAAATACTTTCCAGAAAATCTCTACCACCACCTCAGTGCCACCTACTTCTTTAACAG CAAATCCAAACCTGAATTGGACGAGCACAGGCTTAGCTTCTATACCCGACTCGTTGCCAATGGTTCGGTCCAGCGAAGATTGGCAAGCGGCTTTTGGTTTTCAACCTGAAACCTCACGAACAAATCATGTTGTACAAAAATCCAGTCCTTCTAGTTCACCAGGAGTAGCATTCAATTCTGATGGTTTTGTAGATGAGGAAGTTTACACTAATCTGCAATACTCAACACTGTCAGAGCCTTCTACTACTTTTACGTCAAGCTTGCTTGTTAATTCCCCTGCGTCTAAATTCATGGCTGACTTTCAACAAAATTCTTTGCAACAAAGGCTTGCTCTGCAG gcACAACAAAATCAAGAGAATTGTGAATACATAAAACAAAACGGTCATGCTACTCTAGACGAAGTTCGGAATCACAAAGAGTCCGGTTCAGATATAAAGGCTGACGACGATCTAGGTTTTGATCCTTTTCACGAAACGCAAAAGGCTTTGGCTGAACTTATGGAAAATGAAATGCAAATCCAACAACAGAGGTTGTttcaacaacagcaacaacagcaaaGAGAACGGGAAGAACAAAATAGGGTACAACATCAACAAAATATTGCAAACCTTGGTCAACAACATTTTCCGCAG GTTGCCCATATAGCACATTTACAACAACACGCCCAACATCTGCAGAACCTGCAAGTTCTCCAACAGTCGCATTCCCTGCTGTCTCGTCTTCCACAAAATTTATTACAAAGTG GAGCACAACCACCACAGCAAAATGCCTATCTTCCAAATGGGAATCCCCTTCTGAATTCGCAAG GTATTAGTAAGTGCGCGGGCGATGCAGTGTATACTCTTAAGGATTGGTGTGATATTAATaatcaacaacaacaacaacaatttcATCATCAAGCGCTGCATCAAAAAGGCGGATGGAATAACTTTGGACCTATTGCAGACTGGACTTCGATTGATCCAGCTATCGTTAGTTCTAGGCCTCTTCCATTCCAAACTACTAGTACATGGCAGTTTCCACATGTTCATCCTACACACGCTGTATCACATAATGCGCAACAG GAACAACAGAACGCACCAACTCAACATTGGGCAATGCAACCACCTCCAGGTTTTGCCGCACCAGCGACTACGGGACAGCTGAGTAATCAACAACCAAGCACAACTGCACAGCCGCACACTAAACTTATCTCTGCAGGATCGGAAATCGAAA ATCTATAA
- the Cnot4 gene encoding CCR4-NOT transcription complex subunit 4 isoform X5, with amino-acid sequence MSVLNQSGEDAVECPLCMEPLEVDDLNFFPCTCGYQICRFCWHRIRTDENGLCPACRKAYSENPADFKPLSMEEIARLKAEKRLKDQQRKQRVTENRKHLANVRVVQKNLVFVVGLPLRLADADILKRHEYFGKFGKIHKVVINQSTSYAGSQGPSASAYVTYQRQEDALRAIEAVNNVVMDGRTIKTSLGTTKYCSHFMRNQPCPKPDCMYLHDLGDQEASFTKEEMHQGKHQEYERKLVQSLHASHASAQRKPTPSPAVTGSIVRENGTSNSQAKEAWPSLQTGQTNSSQTNCKELSPPSQTSQQNNITNGSGTTNQPSHVSSGSTQQQNNNNKGENMNIRRGKSNSESKAQAARNKHKNCQNKEKHSTRTTSRSESSSIGTQNNVQSQINGQQKDIRNFTSESNSDVLQKLGNKCKSESQQQQQQQQQQQQQQPQQPPSQQQSQQQQNNKGSKLVHQQQQQQQSQELKINGVVQNGERRHSDSETDQQREGSTPASTISSTEDSNVNHQVEHLAESSEENNGAAILGSSPASTNSSQGANQQPPPGLHNGSQMQLNHRSIFQTDNNSFFSSNTFQKISTTTSVPPTSLTANPNLNWTSTGLASIPDSLPMVRSSEDWQAAFGFQPETSRTNHVVQKSSPSSSPGVAFNSDGFVDEEVYTNLQYSTLSEPSTTFTSSLLVNSPASKFMADFQQNSLQQRLALQAQQNQENCEYIKQNGHATLDEVRNHKESGSDIKADDDLGFDPFHETQKALAELMENEMQIQQQRLFQQQQQQQREREEQNRVQHQQNIANLGQQHFPQVAHIAHLQQHAQHLQNLQVLQQSHSLLSRLPQNLLQSGTQSPAQSTVAASLGQRSRLPPPGFPGSTPNHMNSFGLGIPRPAPTNNALSVCCLQEHNHHSKMPIFQMGIPF; translated from the exons ATGTCAGTATTGAATCAAAGTGGAGAAGACGCAGTGGAATGTCCCTTGTGTATGGAACCGTTGGAAGTGGACGATTTGAATTTCTTTCCATGCACTTGTGGATATCAAATATGCCGTTTTTGCTGGCACAGAATTCGTACGGATGAAAATGGTTTATGCCCTGCCTGTCGGAAGGCCTATTCTGAGAATCCTGCCGATTTTAAACCTCTTAGTATGGAAGAAATTGCAAG ATTAAAAGCGGAAAAAAGATTAAAAGATCAGCAACGTAAGCAAAGGGTTACAGAGAACCGTAAACATCTAGCGAATGTGAGAGTAGTACAAAAGAATCTAGTATTTGTAGTAGGATTACCATTGAGACTTGCAGATGCTGAC ATACTAAAGCGGCATGAATATTTTGGAAAATTTGGCAAAATTCACAAAGTTGTAATAAATCAGAGCACTTCCTATGCGGGGTCTCAAGGTCCTAGTGCTTCAGCTTACGTTACTTATCAA CGTCAAGAGGATGCACTACGTGCTATAGAGGCTGTGAATAATGTTGTTATGGATGGTCGGACAATTAAAACATCGTTAGGAACAACAAAGTATTGTTCACATTTTATGCGTAATCAGCCTTGCCCAAAACCGGACTGTAtgtatttgcatgatcttgggGACCAGGAGGCATCGTTTACGAAGGAAGAGATGCATCAGGGCAAACATCAGGAATACGAACGTAAACTTGTGCAATCGTTACATGCGTCACACGCATCTGCACAACG AAAACCTACACCGTCACCAGCAGTAACAGGCAGTATTGTTAGAGAGAATGGAACTTCAAATTCTCAAGCCAAAGAAGCTTGGCCATCGTTACAAACCGGGCAAACAAATA GTTCACAAACAAATTGTAAAGAATTATCACCGCCATCGCAAACATCGCAACAGAACAACATAACAAACGGTAGTGGTACGACAAATCAACCGAGTCATGTGTCGTCTGGTTCTACACAACAACAGAACAACAATAATAAAGGTGAAAATATGAATATACGGAGGGGAAAGAGTAATAGTGAAAGTAAAGCACAGGCTGCGCGGAACAAACACAAAAATTGTCAAAACAAGGAGAAACACAGTACACGGACAACGTCTCGATCAGAATCTAGCTCTATCGGTACACAAAATAATGTACAGTCACAAATTAACGGACAGCAAAAAGATATTAGAAATTTCACCTCTGAATCGAATAGTGATGTATTGCAAAAATTGGGTAATAAGTGTAAATCGGAGtcacaacagcagcagcagcaacaacaacaacaacaacagcaacaaccaCAGCAGCCACCGTCTCAGCAGCAATCGCAACAGCAACAAAATAATAAAGGATCCAAATTAGTTcatcaacaacaacagcagcaacaatcTCAAGAACTTAAAATAAATGGAGTGGTGCAAAACGGGGAGCGTCGGCATTCGGATAGTGAGACAGATCAACAACGCGAAGGTAGCACACCAGCTAGCACAATTTCGAGTACAGAAGATTCGAATGTCAATCACCAAGTGGAACATTTAGCAGAATCAAGCGAGGAGAACAATGGTGCTGCTATTTTAG GTTCCTCTCCGGCTAGCACAAATTCATCACAAGGTGCCAATCAACAGCCACCACCAGGACTACATAATGGGTCTCAAATGCAACTCAATCACCGATCGATCTTTCAGACGGACAATAATAGTTTCTTCAGTTCAAATACTTTCCAGAAAATCTCTACCACCACCTCAGTGCCACCTACTTCTTTAACAG CAAATCCAAACCTGAATTGGACGAGCACAGGCTTAGCTTCTATACCCGACTCGTTGCCAATGGTTCGGTCCAGCGAAGATTGGCAAGCGGCTTTTGGTTTTCAACCTGAAACCTCACGAACAAATCATGTTGTACAAAAATCCAGTCCTTCTAGTTCACCAGGAGTAGCATTCAATTCTGATGGTTTTGTAGATGAGGAAGTTTACACTAATCTGCAATACTCAACACTGTCAGAGCCTTCTACTACTTTTACGTCAAGCTTGCTTGTTAATTCCCCTGCGTCTAAATTCATGGCTGACTTTCAACAAAATTCTTTGCAACAAAGGCTTGCTCTGCAG gcACAACAAAATCAAGAGAATTGTGAATACATAAAACAAAACGGTCATGCTACTCTAGACGAAGTTCGGAATCACAAAGAGTCCGGTTCAGATATAAAGGCTGACGACGATCTAGGTTTTGATCCTTTTCACGAAACGCAAAAGGCTTTGGCTGAACTTATGGAAAATGAAATGCAAATCCAACAACAGAGGTTGTttcaacaacagcaacaacagcaaaGAGAACGGGAAGAACAAAATAGGGTACAACATCAACAAAATATTGCAAACCTTGGTCAACAACATTTTCCGCAG GTTGCCCATATAGCACATTTACAACAACACGCCCAACATCTGCAGAACCTGCAAGTTCTCCAACAGTCGCATTCCCTGCTGTCTCGTCTTCCACAAAATTTATTACAAAGTGGTACGCAAAGTCCTGCTCAGAGTACAGTAGCTGCCAGCTTGGGACAACGTAGTCGCCTTCCACCACCAGGTTTCCCTGGTTCTACACCAAATCACATGAATTCTTTTGGTCTTGGTATACCGCGACCAGCTCCCACGAACAATGCTCTTTCGG TGTGCTGTTTACAGGAGCACAACCACCACAGCAAAATGCCTATCTTCCAAATGGGAATCCCCTTCTGA